GCGAGCCTGGCAGTGCGGCACGGCTCATTGGCACATTCCATCATCCCGAAGGCTTGCTGACCGCCGCGGTGCGCAGTCAACCATTCTCGATCATTCTCTTCGATGAAATCGAGAAGGCGGATCAGGAAGTCGTTGACCTGCTGCTGCAAGTGCTGGGCGAAGGGCGGCTGACCGATGCGCTGGGGCGGACCGCCGACTTCACCAACACGCTCATTTTGATGACCTCGAATCTGGGAGTCACCGAGGCGGAATCTTCCTTCGGGTTTGGCACCAGCGGCAACGCCGATCGTCGGGCGGTTTACCTGCGAGCGGCCCAGCGGGCGTTCCGTCCGGAATTCTTCAATCGCATCGATCGCATCGTGCCGTTCAACCGACTCACTCGGGAGCATATCCGCCTCATCGCCGATCGACAGGTGAAGCAACTGCTGGAGCGCGAAGGATTGCGACAACGGCGGGTGGTCCTGCAGATTCTGCCTGCGGCGATCGAACGCATCGTCGAAATCGGCTTCGAGCCTACCCTTGGCGCGCGTGCTTTGAAGCGGAGTCTGGAACAGAACCTTGTCACTCCGCTGGCGATTCAAATGGCGGAAGTCACCCTCGATGCGATTTGGCAAATCGACGTGTTGCCCAACCGCCCCACAACAAGCGGCCACACTCCAGATCCTCGCCCCGGAATTCGCCTTGGAATCCCCCCTGGAATTCGCGTGGTCGGGCGAATCCTGCCGACGGTGCCAACGGTGCCAACGGTGCCAGCCGTGTCGTCGGTTCCACCCGGCGAGACCGAGTCCGAGTCCGATCCGGCCATCGTGGCGTTGCCCCAACTGCGGCAGCGCATTCAGGCCATGCAAAAGCAGATCGATCACTGGCAGCGGCAGCACGGCATCGAAGTGGGCCGAGTCGAAAATCTCCGCTCGCTCTCCCCGCATCAGGAACACACGTTGCAATTGAAGGAACGCTTGTTGCTGATCCGCGATGCCATGCGGGAGTTGGAGCCGCGATCCAGCTTCGATTCCGAGGATGGGGCGTCGATCTCGATTTCGCCTTCCGCCGTGACGCGGAGTTTCCGACGCGGGCATCCCCGAGAAAATCGTTTCGGCAACATGACGCCGCCGATGCGGGAATTGCTGTCGCGGGAAGATTTGACGCTGTTGTTTCGGGAACTCGCCGTCGATGTACCGCCCACGGCGCAACTCCCGATTTTGGCATTGGACCGCCAATTGCGCGTGCTGGAAATCATGGCCGATCTGCCAATCGATGATTCGCAATTGGCATCGGAAGTGGTGTTGCTCGTCCGCATCAGTTCCATCATTCCGGAACAACTCCTCAACGGAATTTCGTTCTTCGATGTCCTCACGCAGATCTTCCATGCCTTCTCGCTGGGAGTGCAAATCGAACATGCCGCCGAAACCGATTCGCTGAATCGATTGACGGCCATTCGGCTGCTGGGGCTGCATGCCCAGCGCATCGCCGACCTGCTGGAAGGCACGCTGCTGATGGCACCGGAGGGGAATTCGTTCCTGCCGATTTCGTTTGTCCGGCCACCCGAGTCAGTCGTCGCCCCGAACCAATCTCTGGCGGAAATCATCGTCGCTGCCCAACGCGCCGATTCCGAATGGGTCACCAACTTGGAATCGGGCCGGGCATCCGATTCGGTCGAGGTGTTTCCGTTGGGTCCGGTCTGGGGCATTCTCTTGAGCAATCGAAGCTGGTTCGATTTTTCCAGCGGCGGTTCCCACCGCGGTTTCTCGCTGGAATCGCTCACCTTATCGTGGCTCAATCGCTTGGATGCCCGCCGTCGGGATGCGCAATCCGCACCGGAATCGGGAGAGTAACCCCATGCCAACCTACCGATTCGATGCCGTGCAATGGGCCTCTCAAACGGGCGGCATCTTCGTGCGTCTGGTCGATCCGGGCATCTTCGATGGTGTCGGTTTCGGCGTGACCGCTCGCGATGCCCTGGCCGATCTGCGCGACCGACTCGAACATGCCTACGAATACGATCAGCCGATTGTCACGCCGCTCACCAACCTGAAGCGCGTGCGCATGAAAGTTGCCGTGCGCGCATCGTATGTGGTCGGCAACCGCGTCATCCCCGTTCAGGAACCGATTCCACTTCGCGTTGATGTCATTCAAGCGGATTTGGACGCGGATCGCATTCATGGCTTCCTGCCAATTCTGGGGCGAGTCTTCCAGATGGAACGCACGGAGACGTTGCGCTCGGTGGTAGAGCGGGTCGTGGCTCAGGCATTGGAACGCTGCGATCCGGCGATGATTGCCAACGCGCTGCCGCCCGCCGAGATGCAATTGATTCCCTTCCCCGTGCGGATTCGGGAAGGCTCGCCACGCCGACGATTCCGATTCGATGAACTCGCCACCGTGCGCTCGGTTGCGGATGCGCTCACCGATCCGGCCAATCGCAAGCAGATCCCACGGGCGTTGGGGAGTCCCACCTTTCATCAGGATTTGGCCGCCGATCTGGTGAAAACCTCCAACAATTTCGTGATTGTCGGGGCCGCCGGCCAAGGCAAAACCACGCAGTTGCTCGAAGCGATTGGGTACACACAATCCCCGCAATTCCTGGCGAGCGTGGATCAATCCCCGGAATTGATTCCGGCTGTTGATCCCAATGCGCCGAAGCTGTGCCGATACTGGCGGACCTCTGCCGGGCGATTGATCGCCGGGATGAAATATCTCGGGCAATGGGAAGCGCGGGTCGAAACGATCATCGCCGAACTCGGCAGCGTGAGTGGTATCCTGATCGTCGATCGGCTGCTCGATTTGCTGATGACCGGCGGTGCCGACGAAACCGATTCGCTCGCGGCGTTTCTGCTCCCGTATCTGCAACGGGGCGAACTGCGGATGATCTGCGAGGCAACCCCCGCGGAGCTGGATGCGTGCCGACGGTTGATGCCCGGCTTCATCGATGCGTTTGTCGAGCGGTCAGTTCCGGAATTTAACAAGTCCGAAGCAATGGAGATTCTCCGCAAGATTCTCACGCCGCCGCCCGGAAATACCACCCTGCAGATTGCCCCGGAGTTGTCGGATCAGTTATTCCAACTGGTGCAACGATTCGAGCCGGATTCGGTCTTCCCCGGCGCTGCCGTCCGGCTCGCCCGCGATCTGCTCAAAGGCGCGGTGCGGAGTCGGGCCAGTTCCCTGGACGGCGATGACCTCATCCGCTTCTACCGCGAACGAACCGGCCTGCCCGATCGCTTCCTGCGCATCGATTTACCCGTCACTCGCCAGTCGCTGCTGAGCGAATTTCGGGCATCCGTCATCGATCAAGAACCTGCCATCGAAGCCGCCGCGGACCTGGTGATGCGCTTCAAGGCGTCGCTCAATGATCGCCAACGACCAATCGCCGTCATGCTCTTCTGCGGACCCACCGGCGTGGGCAAGACCGAACTCGCCCAAACACTCGCGCGATGTTTCTTCGGACACTCCGAACGCAACCGCCACGATCCCGGCCTGATCCGACTCGATATGAGCGAGTACACCCAATTCGGTTCCGCCAGCCGACTGCTGGGAATCGATGGCGGCGAACCCAGCCTGCTCATCCGCAAAGTCCGGCAACGTGCGTTCCGCGTCATCCTCCTCGATGAATTCGAGAAGGCGTCCCCCGACCTCTTCGATGCCCTTATGACCCTGTTCGACGAAGGTCGACTCACCGACCGCTATGGCCGCGAAACCAGCTTCCGTTCCACCGTGATTCTGCTCACCTCGAACCTCGGTGCCGGCAGCGGACCCAGCCTCGGCTTCGCCACCGGGACCGGCGGCCCCGATTATGTCGCTGCCGTCCGCAAAGCCTTCCGCCCCGAATTCTTCAACCGGCTCGATGCCATCGTCCCATTCGCGCCACTCTCGCCGATCACCGTTCGTCGCATCGCCGAGAAAGAACTCGCTGCCATCGCCACCCGCGAAGGCATCCGCGATCGTCACCTCACCCTCCATTGGCACCCCGCCATCATCGATCGACTCACCCAAATCGGCTTCGACCTCCGATTCGGCGCCCGACCCATGCAACGCGCCATCGAACGCGAAATCGTCACCCCACTCGCCAACTTCCTCCTCACCCTCCCCACTCTCCATCACGCCCACCTCACCGCCACCCTCTCCCCCCACTCCCAAGTCGTGTTCACCCTGTGAGTGGGTGTGTGTGGAGTGGAGTTTGGAGTGTGGGACGCTGTGGGTGTGGTGTGGGACGCTGTCCCACGCCCTGGCCAAGGGAACGGCGTCCCCTTGGCGAACCCCGTCTTCGCTCCGGTCATTTTCCGAGACAGAATTTGTCTGCGACAAATCCCGCCTCGGAAAATGCTCGTCGCGGTGGGCCACCTTTGGGCTTGCTGGCGGGGGACTCTCGTTGGCTGTCGCCACACTTCGGTCATTCCTCAGCCGCGTTCGGTGATGTCGGGGAATCGACGATTGGAGCGAGTTGATCCCTCGTTCATGCGGGCTGTCGATGTTGTTTCGACTTGCAGAATGGAACGAATCGTTGCTGGGAATGACGTGCTGGAATCGGCAGCCAGTTCGCGGATATGGATCGCAGACTCCAATCGCACCATCCCCGGTATCAACAAATCTGGCTGAGGAGTCACAGAAGTGGGGCGTCAGCCAGCGAGCGATCCCCGCCGAAGAGCCCAAAGGTGGCCCCCGCGAGGAGCATTTTTCGGGGTGAGCGGATTGACGCAGTCAGCCGATCGCCCCGAAAAATGATCGGAGCGAGACGGGGTTCGCCAAGGGGCTTTCAAGTCCCTTGGCCAGGGCCGTGGGACAGCGTCCCACACTCACACCCACAGCGTCCCACACTCACGCCCACATCCCTCAATCAGGCCGGGATGCGGAGGGATTGCAGGATGGCGGGGAGGGGGAGGGTATTGAAGACATTTTGGGGGGTGAGCCAGCCACGGCGGGCGACGTTGACGCCGTAGCGGAAGAGGGCGAGTTCGTCGGTGGAGTGGGCATCGGGGTTGATGACGAGTGGGATGCCGAGGGCTTTGGCGCGTTTGACATAGATCCAATCGAGATCGAGCCGGGAGGGTTGTGCATTGATTTCGATCATTTTGCGATGCTCGGCAGCGGTTTGCAGGACTTCGTCGAGATTGACTTTGTAGCCATCGCGGCGGAGCAGGAGTCGGCCGGTGGCGTGGCCGAGCATGGTGGTGGCGGGATGTCGGAGGGCTTTGCAGATGCGGGCGGTTTGCTCCTCGATGGGCAGATCGAAGTAGGTATGCACGCTGATGACGACGTAATCCAACTCGGCAAGCAGGTCGTCATCGTAGTCGAGATCGCCATTTTTGAGGATGTCGCATTCGATGCCTTTGAGGATACGGAAGCCATCGAGTTGCTGATTGAGTCGGTCGATTTCGGCGATTTGGTGTCGGACGCGCTCGGGACTGAGTCCACGGGCGACGGTGAGCGATTGGGAGTGATCGCCGATGCCGAGGTACTCGAAGCCAAGGGCTTTGGCGGCGAGTGCCATTTCTTCGAGAGTGTTGACGCCGTCGCTGTAGGTGGTGTGGTTGTGGAAGACGCCGCGGATGTCGCTGGCTTCGACGAGTTTGGGCAATGCGTGTTGGGTGGCGGCTTCAATTTCGCCGGTATCTTCGCGGAGTTCGGGCGCGATCCAATCCAGTCCCAGGGCGGCGTACAGATCCGCTTCGGTCTCGCAGGCGACGCGGGAATTCGGGCCGGCGAGTTCGTATTCGTTCAGCTTCCAACCGCGATCGGTGGCCAATTGGCGCAGGCGGATGTTGTGTTCTTTGCTGCCGGTGAAGTGGACCAAGGCGGAGGCGAACTGATCGGGCTTCACCACGCGCAGGTCGGCTCCGAGGGTGATTCGGTGCCCATGCGTGACCCACTCGGCAACGATGCTGGATTTGGTTTCACCTTGGCCGACGATGTGGCGAACTTCCGGCAGCGTGCAGAATGCCTGCATGATTGGCGCGGAATCTTCGGCGGCAACCAGCAAGTCGATGTCTTTGCTGGTCTCGCGACGGCGGCGGAGGCTTCCGCATAGCTCGGCACGCAGCACACCGGGCAGCGCGCGAATCCGCTCCAGGAGCATCAGCCCGAGTGGCAACGATTGATCGATCCGCACCCGCTCTCCCACGGATTCGATGAAGGTCAGCCCGTCCAAAATCTTCTGCTGCGTCTTCTCGCCGAATCCCTTCAATCCCGCGACTTTCCCACCGATGCAGGCGACGCGAAGTGTTTCCAGCGAGTCGATGCCCAAGCTGGTGTTGAGGGCACGCACCTTCTTTGGCCCAAGTCCGGGGATGCGGAGCATGGCGATGAGGCCAGGCGGAGTGACGGCACGCAGTTCTTCCAGCACGTCGGCGGTGCCGGTCTTG
This DNA window, taken from Tuwongella immobilis, encodes the following:
- a CDS encoding AAA family ATPase, with the translated sequence MNLLLPIYISSHRDGTQKRYRVRPVFQSDPEAWHERMDQAVLHFQKRVETVLRYEAENDRNDPLAAWSFRPELVWTRANVELDLRSQIHRFRLPFVRFTHWGKAIAVCPEFPDVWFDCPSDDQLVPRANRVLTQWLRRQQQEAREADARQQTFHGLRIESYQPPASFQGNELLVEVRLPNPKRNAKSLGMLLGGGESMSGREELARVGESLDRLDPERRMRAYEREAEVEQLLAWMNQPKPMPLMLVGPRLVGKTALIHELIARRNAGQDSLRSRGQQFWHVSPGRLISGMSFVGQWEQRLLVILKHMRRSGHVLVLDDLVGLFRAGQSASSILHVAQVLKPFLERREIRLLAEITPEALRVLQELDRGFADLFDRLPVHEPNQATARRMVYAAMSALEGQFQCRFPWQAMPTAFSMHQFLDRSSALPGGVVRILERAAIQFRGMQQRMLGQSTQSRIPIEQPSFPSRMIVSGIRRLCFQQYQISNVYDDRTTIRKDDLRERMVQSVIGQPEAVDALMDLLWLIRARLNDPKRPAASVLMMGPTGVGKTECARALATLLFGDPRRMIRFDLNEFGEPGSAARLIGTFHHPEGLLTAAVRSQPFSIILFDEIEKADQEVVDLLLQVLGEGRLTDALGRTADFTNTLILMTSNLGVTEAESSFGFGTSGNADRRAVYLRAAQRAFRPEFFNRIDRIVPFNRLTREHIRLIADRQVKQLLEREGLRQRRVVLQILPAAIERIVEIGFEPTLGARALKRSLEQNLVTPLAIQMAEVTLDAIWQIDVLPNRPTTSGHTPDPRPGIRLGIPPGIRVVGRILPTVPTVPTVPAVSSVPPGETESESDPAIVALPQLRQRIQAMQKQIDHWQRQHGIEVGRVENLRSLSPHQEHTLQLKERLLLIRDAMRELEPRSSFDSEDGASISISPSAVTRSFRRGHPRENRFGNMTPPMRELLSREDLTLLFRELAVDVPPTAQLPILALDRQLRVLEIMADLPIDDSQLASEVVLLVRISSIIPEQLLNGISFFDVLTQIFHAFSLGVQIEHAAETDSLNRLTAIRLLGLHAQRIADLLEGTLLMAPEGNSFLPISFVRPPESVVAPNQSLAEIIVAAQRADSEWVTNLESGRASDSVEVFPLGPVWGILLSNRSWFDFSSGGSHRGFSLESLTLSWLNRLDARRRDAQSAPESGE
- a CDS encoding AAA family ATPase, which gives rise to MPTYRFDAVQWASQTGGIFVRLVDPGIFDGVGFGVTARDALADLRDRLEHAYEYDQPIVTPLTNLKRVRMKVAVRASYVVGNRVIPVQEPIPLRVDVIQADLDADRIHGFLPILGRVFQMERTETLRSVVERVVAQALERCDPAMIANALPPAEMQLIPFPVRIREGSPRRRFRFDELATVRSVADALTDPANRKQIPRALGSPTFHQDLAADLVKTSNNFVIVGAAGQGKTTQLLEAIGYTQSPQFLASVDQSPELIPAVDPNAPKLCRYWRTSAGRLIAGMKYLGQWEARVETIIAELGSVSGILIVDRLLDLLMTGGADETDSLAAFLLPYLQRGELRMICEATPAELDACRRLMPGFIDAFVERSVPEFNKSEAMEILRKILTPPPGNTTLQIAPELSDQLFQLVQRFEPDSVFPGAAVRLARDLLKGAVRSRASSLDGDDLIRFYRERTGLPDRFLRIDLPVTRQSLLSEFRASVIDQEPAIEAAADLVMRFKASLNDRQRPIAVMLFCGPTGVGKTELAQTLARCFFGHSERNRHDPGLIRLDMSEYTQFGSASRLLGIDGGEPSLLIRKVRQRAFRVILLDEFEKASPDLFDALMTLFDEGRLTDRYGRETSFRSTVILLTSNLGAGSGPSLGFATGTGGPDYVAAVRKAFRPEFFNRLDAIVPFAPLSPITVRRIAEKELAAIATREGIRDRHLTLHWHPAIIDRLTQIGFDLRFGARPMQRAIEREIVTPLANFLLTLPTLHHAHLTATLSPHSQVVFTL
- the polX gene encoding DNA polymerase/3'-5' exonuclease PolX, translated to MTKEEVAAHLELIGTLMELRGDDAFRTKAYHGAARTIEQLEGDFDTLIATGKLAKVRGIGETLREVILSLAKTGTADVLEELRAVTPPGLIAMLRIPGLGPKKVRALNTSLGIDSLETLRVACIGGKVAGLKGFGEKTQQKILDGLTFIESVGERVRIDQSLPLGLMLLERIRALPGVLRAELCGSLRRRRETSKDIDLLVAAEDSAPIMQAFCTLPEVRHIVGQGETKSSIVAEWVTHGHRITLGADLRVVKPDQFASALVHFTGSKEHNIRLRQLATDRGWKLNEYELAGPNSRVACETEADLYAALGLDWIAPELREDTGEIEAATQHALPKLVEASDIRGVFHNHTTYSDGVNTLEEMALAAKALGFEYLGIGDHSQSLTVARGLSPERVRHQIAEIDRLNQQLDGFRILKGIECDILKNGDLDYDDDLLAELDYVVISVHTYFDLPIEEQTARICKALRHPATTMLGHATGRLLLRRDGYKVNLDEVLQTAAEHRKMIEINAQPSRLDLDWIYVKRAKALGIPLVINPDAHSTDELALFRYGVNVARRGWLTPQNVFNTLPLPAILQSLRIPA